TTGGCCCGCGCCCACTGCTTCTCGCGCTTCTGGACGTCGCGCGCGGTGATGTCGTTGGCGCAGGTGTAGCCGAGGATGACGTCCTTGACGCGCTCGCGCGGGACCTCACGGCACATGCGGCCGATCACCACGGCGAGCTCCGCCTCGTGGTGGAGGTCGCTGGTGAAGGAGGGGTACTGGATCGGGTCGCCGGAGCCGATCACCGAGGTCGACGGCTTGAAGAAGGCGAACGGGGCGTCCGGCACCTCGTTGCCGAGTTCCCTGGCGTGCTCCGCGTAGTTGCGGCCGAAGGCCACGACCTTGTTGGGGAGCACCGGCGGCAGCAGGCGCACCTTGTTCAGCGGGACCTTCGTACCGGAGAGCTCGAAGTCCGCGAACGGGATGCCCTTGATGATGTCGAGGACGAGCTCGTCCGGCTTGTCGCCCTCGACCGCGCCGAAAGCGACGTTGCCGTCGATGGAGAATCTGGCGATGCGCACGGGATCCTTGCGCCCCTCACTGAGCTGGCTGGAGTCTGACGCTCCAGGCTAACGCGGCAAGGGGTGCGGACTTCGCGTATGCCCGCCGGGGCGGTGGCCGTGGCCGCCGGCCGGCCGGTTCACTCGGCGGCGGTCGCGGAGACCGGGACCTCCATGAGGATGGTGCGGCGGGGGTTGGCGGTCTGGCCCGGAAGGTCGAGCGAGTGCTCCGGCAGCTCCGCGGTCCCGAGGGCGCCGGCGTCGTCGAGGTGCGCCAGCGTGGTGCGTCGCGGGTTGGCAATGTTGCGGAACATCATCGTCGTCTTCACCGTTGTACTCGACCTCGTCGTCCTGGGCGCCGGGGGCGAAGAGCCCCGTATAGGCGCGGGTTGTCGGATTCGCCATCCCTGTAAAGCGTCAGGCTAAACATGCAATTCCCGGGCGAAGCCGTGAAGACGCCATGATCGTAGTGTGAGTTTGCTCACTCACCCGGGGGCAAAGCGGTCAATTGAGACCCCCAACTCCGGGCGACCAAACGGACATTGCTCCACTGAAGCAGTCATTCCGCTCCTGATCATGGCGACTGGGACAGGAGGTGGGGGTCCATGGCTCGTAGGCATACGCCCGGTA
The window above is part of the Streptomyces sp. NBC_01428 genome. Proteins encoded here:
- a CDS encoding fumarylacetoacetate hydrolase family protein, with product MRIARFSIDGNVAFGAVEGDKPDELVLDIIKGIPFADFELSGTKVPLNKVRLLPPVLPNKVVAFGRNYAEHARELGNEVPDAPFAFFKPSTSVIGSGDPIQYPSFTSDLHHEAELAVVIGRMCREVPRERVKDVILGYTCANDITARDVQKREKQWARAKGFDSSCPLGPWVETDLDPADLTIQCTVNGQQRQLGRTSEMIHSVEDLIVNITEAMTLLPGDVILTGTPAGVGPLNVGDEVAVTIEGIGTLTNKVIKRG